GCTTGAAGTGGCTCGGCGGGAAGCGCAGCACGCGGTCGACGAGTTCGAAGCGGATGCGCCGCAGGAGGCGCTCGCCGAGCCGGCCCTTGTAGGTATTGATGTAGAACTTGAAGAGTCCGTTGATGATGACGAGCAGCAGGAAGACAAGGCTGAGGGCAAGCAGCATTCCCTCTCGCTCAAGTTGAAAGCCCGAGAACAGATTGACCTCGCCGAAACCTGGCAGGTTGAAGGAAATCGGCAGGAAGGCCTGAGTCGCCTCGGGACCTTCGAAACCCTCGCCCTGAATCGGTCCGTTGACGATCTGTTTGGGGAGATCGAAGGACAGAAAATAAGGGACCATCGACAGCGCAACGACCAGCAGGATCCAAAGCTGCTGCTTGCTCGTGTGAGTCCAGATGTAGCGGGAAAGACGTGCTTCCATGTTCTGGCAATGTGACCTAACTTAAAATACAGGATCGCCGATCCGGCCGACGGACCCCTGTCGCAAATGGTTTCAGTCCATCAAATCGTCAATGGACTCGCGCTTGATCCACGAAATCGTGACTGCCTGGCATGAGAGCAGACACCTGCCCCATGTCAAGCGGACACGAACCACGAATAACATCCTCGAACAGATCGCCCCTTCGGCAAGGCCCGACGGTTCCTTGCAGACGTGGCGAGCATCCTCGGCTTGAGGCATACTCGCGCGTGGCTTGCACTCGCCTACCCGTCAGCTTACAACAGCCTCATGATGCATGCCACCCATACGCCCCCCGAAGATTGGCACGAGAACGCCTATGATCTCGTCCGCGGGATTGCCGCCTATTCCGGCAGCGCCGTCGTGGCGGGCATAGGCATGGTGATCGCCAAACACCGGGATGCGGACATCGCCAACGCGTTCAACTACAAGCAGGTCGGCTGCAAGATCTGGGCACGTGACAAGCTGCTCGAAAGCGCCGGTTCGGCTTTCGACCGAATCGCAGTGCTTGGCGGATGGTACGGCATTCTGGCCGCGATGCTTTTCGAAGACGCGCGCTTCAGCATCGGCGCCATCGACAGCTACGACATCGATCCTGCCGTGGAGGAGGTCGCACGCACGCTCAATTCGGCGCATGGTGACCGTTTCCGCGCCATCACGGCGGACATGTATGCGCTCGACTATCGGACAATCGGAGCCGACCTGATCGTCAACACGAGTTGCGAACACATTGGTGATCTCAAGCGCTGGCTTGAGCTCCTTCCTTCGGGCACCCGCGTCCTGCTTCAGTCAAACGACTATTTCAGCGAGCCGACGCATATAAGCTGCGTCTCCTCGCTCGAGGAATTCCAGACGCGGGCCGGCCTTGCGAAGCTCGATTTCGCAGGCGCGTTGCCGATGAAGAAATACAACCGCTTCATGCTGATCGGGACGGTCTGAACTCCCGCTGCTGCAGCTCTTCCCTGAGGATCGTCGCCGTCCTGGCAGCGCCGCTGAGATCGAGCGGCGGAATCTCCGGCTTTGGCCGGACCAGCATCGCCTCTATGTCCCGTGCGAGGCGTTTGGACGTGATGCCTTCTTCCGGCAGAACGCCCGCAAGGCCGAGCCTTTCAAGCCGTGCCGCGCGTGTGCTCTGCTCGGTTTCACCGCCCGCGGTGAAGGGAATGAGCAGCGAGCCGCAGCGGGCGCGAAGAATGTCGCACACGGTGTTGTAACCTGCCTGCGAGACGGAAAGCCTGGCGCCCGCGAGCAGGCCTGCAAAATCCTGGCGAAAGCGGAAGAGGCTGACCCCGTCGGGCGCCGCGGCGGCGAGAGCATCGAAATCGCTCTGCGGCAGGTTGGGCCCGGTTATGAGGCACCAGCGAAGCGTCTTCGGCAGCACCGTTGCGGCCCCAAGTGCCGCACTGATCAGATCCTTACCGACAGCACCCCCACCCGCCGACACCACGATGTCGAATTTCTCATTCGCTTCAGCCGGCGGCGGTGGGGCGACGAGACCCGTGTAGGCAATCTTTTGGGCGATCTCGCCCGCAAGGGGGAAGGTTTCCTCGAGACGGGCAAAGGCCGGATCGCCGTGGACGAGCACAAGATCGAAATGCGCCTTGACCAGTTCCACAGTCTCCTCGGCACGGCCTGGTTTGACCCGTTCCTGCAGAATATCGCGCAGCGAAGTCGCCACCAGCGGCCGCCGCTCCATTGCCGCGATGGCATCGAGCAGCGGCAGCAATTCGAAGCGCATCTGCCTGCGGCCGAACGGGAAGGCCTCGATGATGACGACGTCAGGCTTCGAGGCATGCAGCGCTTCGATCAACAGGTCCTTGCGATGCTGCTGGAATGCATCCGTGACCGGATTGCCGTCGGCATCGCTGAGACCCGAAAAGCCCTTGTCCCCGGCCGTTACGGGCGGCAGCGCGATCGTCGCCAGGCCCTCGCCCGGAAACCCGGGGACGGGTGCGCCGCCCGTTACCATCGTTACATCGAACCCGTCGACGGACAACGCCTTCGCGATGCGGCTTGCCCGCGCCAGATGCCCGATGCCAAGCAGATGCTGCACGTAAAAGAAGACGCGACGCTTGCTCACGAGGCCTTGCTCCACTCGCTTTGAAAGAGCCCTATCAGTTGGCTGACACTCGAATGATGGTCGAACTCGGCGCGAACGCGCTGTTCGGCAGCATCGCCGAGCCGCCGCCTGAGATCGGGATCGCGCATCAGCTGTTCGAGCGCCAGGGCAAGCGCCCGCGGGTCGTCGGGCGGCACGAGGAGACCGTTCTGATGGTCCGTCAGCAATTCCGGAACGCCGGAAACGGATGTCGAGACGCAAGGCAGCCGCTGGCTCGACGCTTCCACCAGAACGTTCGGCAAGCCGTCGCGATCACCATTGGCGGCAACCCGGCACGCCAGCGCGAAGACGTCGCTGTCGCGGTAATGCTGCAGCACGTCGGTCTGGTCGAGCGCTCCCTTCCAGTGGATCCGTTCGGCAAGACCAAGTTCGGTCGCAAGCTTCTTGAGGTCGGCGGCCAGTTCGCCTGCGCCAATGTGATCGAAGCGCCAGTTGAGATCGTCCGGCATCAGCGACAGCGCCCTCAGCAGGACGTCGTAGCCCTTCTTGGTGACGGCGCGTCCGACGCTGACAATTCTGACGGGATCGGCCGGGTCGGAGCCGTCGCGGCGGGAGTGATCGCCGCCAAAGACCGGGAAGCGGTCGAGATCGAGGCCGTGGTAGCTCAGATGCACCCGGGCTTTCTCTGGCGTCAGGGTTTGCAGGTGCTCAAAGCCGCTGCGCGTACAGGTAACGGTCCAGCGGGCACGGTCGAGCTTTCCGGAAAGCTCCCAGTTGGACGACGTCCAGATGTCCTTCGCATGCGCGGAGCAGGTCCACGGGATGCCTGCGATGATGCTGGCATAGTCGGTTACCGAAGCGGGCGTATGGATGAAATGCGCGTGAAGCCAGGTCGCCGCGCCCGGCCACTCGGCGACCAGTACCAGCGCCTGACCGAACCGCCGGACGCGGTTGCGCGACGGATCGCGCACGAGATCTGCAAGGAAAGGGCCAAGCGCGCGCCAGAAGCCGGCCTTCGCAATCAACCGGAGCGCGGCGCGAAGCACGCGCGACGGCTCCTCATGCAGATATTCCGGCAAATAGTGAACGTC
The genomic region above belongs to Sinorhizobium mexicanum and contains:
- a CDS encoding glycosyltransferase family protein; the protein is MSKRRVFFYVQHLLGIGHLARASRIAKALSVDGFDVTMVTGGAPVPGFPGEGLATIALPPVTAGDKGFSGLSDADGNPVTDAFQQHRKDLLIEALHASKPDVVIIEAFPFGRRQMRFELLPLLDAIAAMERRPLVATSLRDILQERVKPGRAEETVELVKAHFDLVLVHGDPAFARLEETFPLAGEIAQKIAYTGLVAPPPPAEANEKFDIVVSAGGGAVGKDLISAALGAATVLPKTLRWCLITGPNLPQSDFDALAAAAPDGVSLFRFRQDFAGLLAGARLSVSQAGYNTVCDILRARCGSLLIPFTAGGETEQSTRAARLERLGLAGVLPEEGITSKRLARDIEAMLVRPKPEIPPLDLSGAARTATILREELQQREFRPSRSA
- a CDS encoding class I SAM-dependent methyltransferase, which translates into the protein MMHATHTPPEDWHENAYDLVRGIAAYSGSAVVAGIGMVIAKHRDADIANAFNYKQVGCKIWARDKLLESAGSAFDRIAVLGGWYGILAAMLFEDARFSIGAIDSYDIDPAVEEVARTLNSAHGDRFRAITADMYALDYRTIGADLIVNTSCEHIGDLKRWLELLPSGTRVLLQSNDYFSEPTHISCVSSLEEFQTRAGLAKLDFAGALPMKKYNRFMLIGTV
- a CDS encoding glycosyltransferase family 4 protein, whose amino-acid sequence is MSPNRKIAVILKGYPRLSETFIAQELLGLERAGHELVLVALRRPTDGKRHPVHDEIRADVHYLPEYLHEEPSRVLRAALRLIAKAGFWRALGPFLADLVRDPSRNRVRRFGQALVLVAEWPGAATWLHAHFIHTPASVTDYASIIAGIPWTCSAHAKDIWTSSNWELSGKLDRARWTVTCTRSGFEHLQTLTPEKARVHLSYHGLDLDRFPVFGGDHSRRDGSDPADPVRIVSVGRAVTKKGYDVLLRALSLMPDDLNWRFDHIGAGELAADLKKLATELGLAERIHWKGALDQTDVLQHYRDSDVFALACRVAANGDRDGLPNVLVEASSQRLPCVSTSVSGVPELLTDHQNGLLVPPDDPRALALALEQLMRDPDLRRRLGDAAEQRVRAEFDHHSSVSQLIGLFQSEWSKAS